The sequence GAAATAAAGTGCTTAACAGGTATTTAATAGTAGGAATAAAGTGTTAATGTgcagggttaggggtaggtgtaGGTTAGAGCCAaaaaggcagcatccatttatgatatatatatatatatatatatatatatatatatatatatatatatatgcaaagaACCTCTAAATATAGGAAAGACTGTATATGGTCAGTGGGTAGGACATGACAATACATTGAGTTGGCTGGCAATCCTGGATTATAAAGTGGTAGCCGCCAGCAATAGGCAAAAGAGGATGTGAAGGACGAGGACAGAATGTTGATTGCACATTGTCTCGGGGGTATTTCTCACTCCTGCTCCCCTACAGAGGTGACTCATCAGAGTACAGTAGGATATCCAGAtacttatgcatttatttgcacCAAAACTTTGccataattaaatgtatattggGTTTGTCATTCATGATAGATcaatcatatttatttaaagaaaagctTTCGTTAAAATAGAAGAATTTATCTGTTTCTGTGAATTTGTCTCCTTAATACCAATTATTTTGCTCAAAACAATAGTGAATCATGAAGAGGAAGTGACATCGTTTGAATTTTTCAGAGGACTCATGTTTAGTCACAACTAAATGGAAGTTATGGCAGAAGGcagaattaaatgtattaattttcaATACATTCTTCAATACATGGGTTTCTAATACATTGTCCTtcaaaacacacctgaacaagctattCAAGGATTACTAGAAAGTTACAGAAAGGTCAGTTTAATCAGGGATGCAACTAAACTCAGTGGACCTTGAGGGACTGAGTTGAGAATTCCTGCTCTAATAGAATGTTCAAACTTGAACATTAACCTTACAATAACCTTTCCCAAATGTAAAAGACACCTTTTTGTTAGATTTTTCCAGTTTTGTCAGATATCATGGTAGAAAGTTAACTAAAACAAACTAACTAAAAACAACAAGCAACTATATTGCTACTACCCATTTGCAATATGTGTCTCCCACAAAATTTTGTGAAATGGTTTAGGCCCATGTCAGTATTGACATCTTTTACATCCAGGATAACAGGCCTGTTGTACATGATCCTGAGCTTAGTATTGGACTTAAAAGGAGATGAGCAAAAATTCATCATTGTTTTTTTAGACTGTTGTTAGTACATGgccatttttcaaaattatCTTAGAACAAGGATTCCTATTCATGAACAGAGCTGACCCTGCCACATTGATCAAAGTGTCAAGGCAGTAAAAGAGGATAATTGAAACAGAAATGGCACATTCTCCTTTGAATACCTTCTGGAAAATGGTCCCAGATCTTCACTTTACTTAGACCTCAATATGATTACATGCACTAATTTTCGTcgaaattaaataaaaccaaTCCAATTTTACATTCTGAAAGTTATGCTTATATGAACCCTAAATGGTGCAATCTGATTCACATATTTGTTTACATGCATTTACATGCATTTAGAATGAAACTTCAGTGCTTGTGCAGTGCCCAGTCCCGATCACAACTGGAGAAAATCACTGCGATAAAATCACTGTTTACATGAAGGCTTTTCAGTCCAATTGAACCATCGATCCAATTATAAACAaattgtttgtgtgcatgtaaaTGTAGCTAATCTGAATCTATAagatatatcaactttatttttattgaacatGGCCATTTGTAACTTGAATGTGCGAGGCTTACGGCATCATTCACTTCCAGTGATTTtagctgtaaaaaaaacaacaacaaaaaaagtctgTTATGCTGGGTcatattgcaaactggtatttgttatgttattttattttattatgttatcATAATCATAAACACACTGAGCAAATAGTTTTACTACACGTTATTATTCTTGTAGAATCGGAAGTCTCGTTTAAAGTAACCAGCTTACTTCCGCATTGCAAAATAAGGTGGTGGACACTGCTCAGAGAAACTgatgttacatttttaaatacattaaatatgataaaagaacatcaaaacacaaaattattttaaaaaagggaaaACCACagctacagtttttattttactatgcaaaaaaagcgctaagaaaaacaaatatatactttgacaaaaaaaaaaaaaaagttattaatatttctttgtGCAAAATCAAGAGAGAACcattttcataatttctttgtatgaccgCCTGGCCAAAACGCACCTGTCCGCATGATTTGGTATGTTTCATTGCATaatcataaataaaacaacCGACTCCAAGCCAATATGCTTATAaaatcaaacacattttaataatatttgaataaagggtaAAGATGTAAATTTTCCAAGgccagacatcacttttggtcACTACTGTATATCCAAATAAAAccgcttctcaaacaagaaaaaatataggGTGGGACTTtttccatggggaattgattggatggttgtggtttgctattggttgagctcatgtgagtgacagctTGTCCCgcctcacgccagtaaacatCATCTGGAAGAGATTCGAAAACTcaaaagattatgagggcacatgaatttaaaaaaaaaaaaaaaaaaatatatatatatatatatatatatatgtgtgtgtgcatggataaataatttataataaatactgcaatattccttaaaaaaataagaatggtccattttgatttcatggtgactttaaaggaGAAGAGTGATTCATTTGGAAGGTATGCAGATATTTTACAAAAGCTCACTGATCAGATAGTCCATCACATGTCAGACGGCACGCTCCGTCCTTGCCAAACTACCAAACAGCAGCAGCTGGCACACACCCCACTGGGCATTTTCCACTGCCCCGTCACCGCTCCATCATATGTAAAGATGAGAGGCTGTAATTCTCAAGCTATCTATTCTCAAGGTTTAGCCACACAGTCTTACCCCTCCACTCGTCCATCCACCACAGCTCCCAAACCAGGGTGGTATCCATCTCTTGTCTGCTATGGGGGGGCTGCAGGACAACCTCTTCCGGCATGGCATCACTCCCAGTGCCCCACTTACAGCCATCAGTCACTGTCTCAGCTGATAGCTCCATGTGTCAGCCGTATGGATGACTGTCGCTTACCTGTACGGACCTGCATGCCAATAGACTCGGAGTTACGGGGAACAGAGTAGTCAGTCTGTTCAAGTATTTCACATCATCTGTGACGGGATGGAAAAGCATCTTATATTTATTAAGGCTGTGAAGTGGGTGTATACtgcaaaaatacatttcttactcAGTATTTTTGGCTTGTTTTCCAGTGCATATATTTAAAGGTGttgtagaacgtctttttaaaagatgtaatataagtctaaggtgtcctctgaatgtgtctgtgaagtttcagctcaaaatatcccatagattttttttttttttttagaaattttggggcatcattaaatatgagccgatttaggctgcggcccctttaaatgctcacgctccctgcccccggagctcgcgcttgcctttaacagcataaacaaagttcacatagctaatataaccctcaaaattgttctttacaaagtgttcgtcatgcagcatgtctaatcatgtaagtatggtatttatttggatgtttacatttgattctgaatgagtttgatagtgctccgtggctaaagctaacattacacactgttggagagatttataaagaatgaagttgtttatgaattatacagactgcaagtgtttaaaaatgaaaataacgacagtcttgtctccgtgaatacagtaagaaacgatggtaactttaaccacatttaacagtacattagcaacatgctaacgaaacatttagaaagacaatttacaaatatcactaaaaatatcatgatatcatggatcatgtcagttattattgctccatctgccatttttcgctgttgtccttgcttgcttacctagtctgatgattctgctgtgcacatccagacgttctgcccttgtctaatgcttgaacatgagctggcatatgcaaatattgggggcgtgcatattaatgatcccaactgttacgtaacagtcagtgttatattgagattcgcctattcgtcggaggtcttttaaacaaatgagatttatataagaaggaggaaacaatggagtttgagactcactgtatgtgttttccatgtactgaactcttgttatttaactatgccaagataaattaaattttttttaaataaagatgcaataaacacaattcagaaagaaaacaagtttatttttcttaccccattactttttctcatttaaagttaattttgatcattttatcaggaaacaagacttaatatcttctgaaaggattagttcactttaaaatgaaaattaccccatgatttaaaTGCCAGTGCAtggaaaccacctgtttgaagctcaagatcaaaagtgcatccatccatcataaacatactccacacggggttaataaaggccttctgaagtaaaGCAATGCGTATAagttagaaaaatatccatatttaacatgttataaagtaaaataactagcttctgccagaGTGCCTTCCACCATGTCTTTTACGCTTGTTTTGTatgttgaatacagaaggcgtaggatgtagcgtaagcgttttgaactgcaagagttttacactttcttcctaagttgaatatggaaggtggtctggcggaagctagttattttactttataacaagttaaatatggatatttttcttacatatatgcattgctttgcttcagaaggcatttattaactccccagagccgtgtggagcactctaaaaaataaaacattggttcaacaaaaaaaaatgttaactttttccactagaatttttaacttaagccaattgtgagaattacattaattcaaagcaatattttgagttgatccaacataatgttttaagtaaggtgaagacgtttttttgccacaataaaacgcatttctaagtaacatgaacttaaaaattgtcaacatgaatgcaactatttaagttgatccaacataatgttttaagtaaggtgaagacactttttggacacaataaaacgcatttctaagtaacatgaacttaccatgcaccgcttgtcaccatgatggtaaatctccaaaaacccacattaacagaaactcttctaaattagcataacaaaacactaattactgctaaatctcccttaccattaattttgtgcaaaaaacattatataacacttaattttagcatttactctccctttcaagtgccatgggcaaagcatgatgggaaatataaatcccagcccagttttacttaacttaagttcgtctaaattaaaagaagtgttcatacaactcaaaacaatgaaacacgtttacacgtcatcagattgtattttacattaacagaacttaaaattaaatacatttttgattaactgaaaatgtcatgatagtatatcgaatcaataggcataatttgtgtcatccaagctcaataaaataacaattacaagtaaaaagtctaacagcatttcagaacttgattttttatttcacaacaatatatatatttaagtaatgactaaaggtcccctgaattagtttttagagtgagtatgtttatgatggatggatgcactttcgatcttgagcttcaaacaggtggtttccaTGCACTGGCATTGTAAAGCTTGGGAGCATCGGgatgattattaatataactccgattgtattcgtctgaaagaaatcatatacatctaggatggcttgagggtgagtaaatcatggggtaattttgtgaactaatcctttaagtaaattACTTCTGTTTAGATATTGTAccggaaaacaagacaaaaatactgcgTAAGAAATTTACTTTGTGCAGTGGTAAGAATCTGGTTTGAGAAGTAACCAACTAAAAGTAGCAACTAACTTAGCTATATGTTTGTCAGTAGTCTGAGAGAATAGCGTGACATAATAGTGTCAATTCTAGATAACTGATCAAACGAGTAGTAGTGTAGTGCGAACAGATACTCTTAGTTAAGAATTGAACACACCCACCTAAATGGTTCTCTCTCATACGTAGCATAGGAAAGTTTGATTCAGTAAAAATTACCCTTTTTGTAGCTTGTAGGTTTATTTTGCTTGTGGTTTGCTTGACAAGCTACACTTTCAAAGCCTCCCCAagttttggggaaagttacttttaaaagtaatgtgttacaatattgcatttctccctaaaaaattaactaacttgctttacttagttacttttacGGAAAGTAAAGttacttttgcattatttttgagcttgcttgtttttcaaataacgaaaaaaagttgtatttttggcaaatgtaaaggttctttcacaccaaaagtgaaatgaataagcctcaggctgaaggaaatgcaaatttacacctggattgcagaagaataggatgcaggagaGGAAAGTTTAACActctaataaaaaataaataaataaataaataaaagttgaaTTGTAtctttgaaggtcagcagcaaagacattggttaataaagtgagattaaagacaaagtatttgtgttatttaacatgTTTCATTATTGCAGGTAATATTCTGAGTGTGTTtatgtgcaagtgagatgagtaaatgttcacatttagtctagaactacaaaaaccatcatgtttacacagcgcttcactcctgatttctctcaacatgaggaaaacatttcaatgtataaatgagaaaaagtaaagtaagtgcgttacttatttgaaaaagtaaactcagattttttattgtaaatttaaaagtaatgcattaaattactttaaaaaaagtaatctgattactcgcgttaattgtaatgcattacctgcaacactgttttttcatttcaaaagaGGGTGAACGAGAATATGGCTGAACAGAAATTATGAGGACATTAGTTGTGTTACTGTCAATATTAATCTCTTTTCAGAGTGTTATGGTTTGCAAAGACCATGCTTGAATGTGTGAATTCCAATcatttttcagtaaaaataGCAATGTACTTGGTGCAATAATCTTTGTAGACTCGTGGTTTAAAGCTTATagaggattttttttataaaggatCTTGCACAAACAAAGACTCTGCAGTATCAATTGAGAATATAATCCTGTCATTATTGGGGCCCAAGGGAGGCCTTTTTCAGCCACTCAGATGATGACAGTTCACAGTGAGTGCCTATTATTCAGGACTAAATGGAACTGAAAATGTACATGCCACACTGAACTGGCTGCTGAAAGTACAGTCCTCATGCCAGCAGAAATGGCGAATCCCTTGTAATTGTGCCATTAGTGTTCCCATTCACTTCAGTCCAAACAGGCTGTAGTCAGTCAATTGAATGTCACGACAGTATGGGAGAGTTTACTTTTATTGCCATCTCCTATGCTCTATCCTTTACATTTCCATAAAAAGATCTTTTTATCTTTGTGAATGCCTACTGACCGAAGATGTTAAATATGAATTCCATAGTAtatcattttgatttaaaatcgGGAAATAAATGTGGGCTTgagaatatttaatataaacatttacatttatgttcactgttattatttcatatttatcaTGAAATACCACTGAACCACCAAAGGCTCTATTATTTATTAGaattagataaaataataattctatTTTGTAGAAACTGGTAAATTTGCAGAGGAAGGCCTCAGTCATGTTCATTTGACAAATATTCAATATTTCTTTGATTGGAAGCATTTAGTCACTCACAAGGTTCTTCGTTCAAGTATTGTAATTACATAAAACATTAGTTATTGGTGTATTGTTACTTTCTGGTCTGCCGATGAATTATGATATgaaaaagacaaaactgaacACTTGCATCATCATAAAAGTAGTGCTGAATCTGACTTTATTAGGTAAGGCACTTTGAAATGTATTCTCTTGCATACAcactttgtttttcttcttcttctgtggtTTATTCATTGAGACTGCCTTTATCTTGCAGGCCATGTCTGTTTCTACTTCTTTATTCCCCTGGACCATCTTTCACTCCCTGCTGGCATCTTCCTCAACACTGGAGCCATATCAATCAGCACATACTGTCACAGATGCTGAAAACTATAGGATGCTCATCTAACATGGTTCCCACACCTCTTAACCAGTGCTTTTCCATGAATTATCTAGCGGTTCGTGATTAATAAataaggatttttaaaaatatctttatagaGAATGCACTCACAAAAAGCCATTTTTTAGCCAATGAAATATTTGAGCATAACCAAAAATCGTTTTAGGATTTTGCTAATTGCCGTGACTTTTTCCAGGCTGAAAAGCACAAAAATGTAACGATATTTCCAGGTTTAAATCGTGGGAACCCTGTTAGGACTGAGACACAAGTTCCAGGTTTTGAATATAATCTACTTCATACTGGAAATAGTTAATTAGCAGCTAAATTATTCAGTTAATTTATATTAATCTAATGAGTTCCCTTGTTGCTGAATATTTCATAAGGTCTGTCAAAATATAACAAGTATATTCCAATAAAAATGTGCCTCCATTAATTTGACACCTTTATAATTGTCCATCAGTGGAGGTGATTGAATGTtacaattaaataaactaatttaGAGAAACCTGTATAAAGCCTGACTGGATTAAAAATCACTTCCAATGTTGCTTAATACACTTGTGCTCTGATTCAAATAATCTGAATAATacaatttgacaaaaaaaataaaaataccactcaaacatttttttaagataATAATTCGAATGTCGAATttgaattttattaatttataggATGCAATAATGGCTGTTACTGGGTGAATAATTAGAACCCTAATTTTTAAAGTCATTTACTCCCTTGGGAGTTTAAGGCTGCGGTTAGGTTTAGCATAACCTCATTTTCAATAGTAATTACATGTGCAATCCAGTTAACGACACTTCAGTTTGCATATAAAATTACTACAAACTGTTACATTAATTTCTCATACACATTCTCATTTTACACTATTAGGACTGTGTAATGCCTGTAGATCTGGCATAAAGCAATTCCAGCCAATATAAATGCTGTTCCACATTTAATACCATTTTGGACCACACAGAGGCAGCATATATCAACAAAACACTCAAACTGAAACCTTGATTTTCTTGCCCTCAGCTAAAGCAAATCATTTTTCATTAGACATTTCCTGATGTCATTTCTTCATGTTTAATATAATGTTGATTTTTGTTTCATAGTAATGTTGTTAAATGCTCTTCAGTTTGGTCTGAGAGCGATGTTTGGATATCACAGCAGCATACTCTCTACCTGAGCGGTAAATGGTGCGCTTCAGTTCAGGTGTAGAGAAATCCACATGAAACAAGCCGAAGCGCACACTGAAGCCATCATTCCACTCAAAGTTATCCAGCAGTGACCAGGCAAAATATCCCTTTACATTCACTCCATCTTGACTGATAGCTGGAAGACAAAAACATCATGCAGTTGATCCTCAAAACAGAGCTCCCATCATAttataatatagtatatatatttgaaattcttccAGAAGTCTGGGTCTCAAAGCTACAAGGAATAACTGGATTTTACAATTTCAGGACTACAGTCACtcttgtgaaaaataaataagcatACTTTTAAGAGTATTTATTACAGCAATGTAATTTCTGTTGAAATTaatatgtcatgtatttaactATATTTATGATCACACATTTGCAacaagttgcaatttagtacatttaaaatatgaatgtaatattgaataacaGTACACTAATAATAATCTAGTACATTACACATTCTTCTTTAGTATGTTATATagtcaataataattaaagatgcacttttaaaaaaaaaaaaaccttttcatttgacatttttacaaaGAGCACTTTcaaaaaagtgtacttaagtgtgtcATGAAATTGTACTCTCTTTGTAAAGGGGGGTGTAATTCTGTTTCATGctttctgacttatttacactgttaaagagttgcattctcatgctaaacatggccaaagtttcaaaacacaagttggacatatgacggagtatttctgtgccaaatacactACTTCCGGTTTCGGACCGTGTTTTGGAGAGTTTTTTCCGAGTATGGCCCTTTATCACGTAATAAAgggcggaattccttgtatggcCACTTCTCCCTGaaaagcgtgcacacacacacacacaccaaccaGAGCCTCCAAAATGAGACTGTCACCAAAGGTGTGTGactttggttgtgagggaaagattacccttttcagcttcccaaagaacccattttatgtttttttacaagatgtaatataagtctaaggtgtcccctgaatgtgtctgtgaagttgcaaaataccccatagattttttaaataatttttttcactgcctattttgaggcataattagaaatgcgccgattcaggctgcggcccctatAAATCacacgctctccgccccctcccgagctctcgactctatcactgcataaacaaagttcacacagctaatataaccctcaaaatggatctttacaaagtgttcgtcatgcagcatgtctaatcgcgtaagtacagtgtttatttggatgtttacatttgattctgaatgagtttgatagtgctccgtggctaacggctaatgctacactgttgaagagatttataaataatgaagttgtgtttatgcattatacagactgcaagtgtttaaaaatgaaaataaggacggctcttgtctccgtgaatacagtaagaaacgacgataactttaaccacatttaacagtacattagcaacatgctaacgaaacatttagaaagaccatttacaaatatcactaaaaatatcatgttatcatgaatcatatcagttattattgctccatctgccatttttcgctgttgtccttgcttgcttacctagtctgatgattcagctgtgcagatccagacgttaatactggctgcccttgtgtaatgccttgatcatgggctggcatatgcaaatattgggggcgtacaccccgactgtcacgtaacagtcggtgttatgttgagattcgcctgttcttcggaggtcttttaaacaaatgagatttatataagaaggaggaaacaatggagtttgagactcactgtatgtcatttccatgtactgaactcttgttattcaactatgccaagataaattcaattttcaattcgatggcacctttaagggaacagtggatgaagtttgtttttccggggGAAAAAAACGGATTTGTgcgtgtatgtttgtttgttcccagAATTTCGGTGATGAATGCTTTATAAACAAGTCCTAGTTTGTcactggatttgcagatcgcgggtggtgagtaaagctgcatcagatgtctgtgttttgttggcaatcggcgtgcaagtgcataaaatgtaaacaacgcGAACggttttgttccctttttattatttcgcagcttgcagacgatctctacacaaaagctgcgtgtgctcgtgactctttagctctgccTACTGcaggcacgcctccaggagctctgcttttttcagaaagactcggtacagccatatctatcttttataaatatgacaaaactaaagacttttcagagatatgaaggatgcaatactactctataggtactcaagattaaaatgatattggtagaaactgtgtgtgttacctaccctttaagtacacttaagtggccttttatttcattaaattatatCATCTgcaagtacttttttttttaagaaaaacttttattttcttttgcctTGAAGcacatttcttttttcacaAGGGCATTACTAGTCTGTATAAAATGAACTTTGTACTCTTCAGTTATTTATTATACATTGCGCAGAGGTAATATGACAGTACCTTTGCCAACTTCCTGCAGAGTGTCCTGATAAAACTGAGAGCGGTCGGCATCTTCAATCTGAACCGGGCCCATCTGTGAAAAGCCATTTTCTGCGATATAGATGGGCAGACTGGTATAGGTgtcctaaaaaaacaaaacaagcaaatgtaaattattttgttaatatgCCAATATATAAATCACTAATAAATATACTcctaattaaaagaaaataaaaggaaGATAGAGAAAATTGTGCACttgtacaaataaataaaagtacctTTATATATTTTAGCAATTTCCGCAATCCATCAGGAACAACAGCCAACCACTGAACCCCACATATGGGCCATGATGGGTCAACAACCCCCTCTGCCCCCAGATCCCCCACATAACTGAGCTCGTTGTTCTTACTAGCACTACTTAGATCTTTTACTTTCCGAGATGTGTAATAGTTCAGTGCAAAGAAATCCGCTGTACCCAGAGGAGTGGGCTCTTCCTTTGAGAAGTGTGGTAGCCGTAAGCCCTTCTTGTATCCCACATCCAAGCTCCTAGTCTCAATCCTGAACCTCATGGACTCTGGGTAATCTCCTGTGCAAAACACAGGCCAGGCAAACCAGCCCAGAGTGAAAGCCTTGTAGCGCTCAGTGGCTGCAGCATCTTTAGGACAGTCCGGGTCCAACGGCTCTGCCCAGTCACTGTTCAGAGCAAGAGACACTTGTCCTCCTTGTAAAGACCTGAAATGATCATTATAAGTATGCCAGGCTTTGGTGTGGGCACGCAGCATGTTATGCCCAGCCAAGTAGACTGATATTCCTGGATCTTTGATCCCAGGGGCAAATTTGCCATCCTCATGGCCCAACTTGGCACAAACATAGGGCTCATTCAGTGTTATCCAGAGCTTTACTCTGTCCCCAAAGGTCTTAAAGCAAAACCTGGCATAACTTTCAAAGATGTCAGCAATATCTGTCGAGTTCCATCCGCCAAGATCCTGTAAGGCTTGAGGTAGGTCCATGTGATACAATGTGATCATGGGCGTCACATTACAAGAAATCAAATCGTCGATCACTTTGTTATAATACGCCACACCTGAGGGTTATGAAAAAGGGTCAAACACGCAGGTAAGCAACTTCAGGGAGTGTAATGATTTAGGTAACAATAATTTGCAGACtgtcaaacatttaaatcatttaGGGCTTGTTAcgcctggtcacttcatgcgttttCTCTGATCAGATAGCTACCTGATTTATAAAAACGATTGCATTTACACAtggccacataaatg is a genomic window of Megalobrama amblycephala isolate DHTTF-2021 linkage group LG3, ASM1881202v1, whole genome shotgun sequence containing:
- the gba3 gene encoding cytosolic beta-glucosidase; this translates as MSLLDVTVFPKDFAWGAATAAYQIEGGWNMDGRGPSIWDTFCHTKGRVFEDHTGDVACNSYQLWKEDLKCIQQLGLTHYRLSISWSRLLPDGTTNHVNPKGVAYYNKVIDDLISCNVTPMITLYHMDLPQALQDLGGWNSTDIADIFESYARFCFKTFGDRVKLWITLNEPYVCAKLGHEDGKFAPGIKDPGISVYLAGHNMLRAHTKAWHTYNDHFRSLQGGQVSLALNSDWAEPLDPDCPKDAAATERYKAFTLGWFAWPVFCTGDYPESMRFRIETRSLDVGYKKGLRLPHFSKEEPTPLGTADFFALNYYTSRKVKDLSSASKNNELSYVGDLGAEGVVDPSWPICGVQWLAVVPDGLRKLLKYIKDTYTSLPIYIAENGFSQMGPVQIEDADRSQFYQDTLQEVGKAISQDGVNVKGYFAWSLLDNFEWNDGFSVRFGLFHVDFSTPELKRTIYRSGREYAAVISKHRSQTKLKSI